One Plasmodium malariae genome assembly, chromosome: 3 genomic window, TTTTCGagccattttttttttttttttttttattattatttttaatattaatattatgaatatcttttaaaaaatatgaacacgcaaggagaaaaaaaaaaaaaattaaattaaaaataaaaataaaaaaaaaattataaatgaaaaatggtaaattaaatggtatatttaaatgtacaaaaacactatacatatatgtacagtAAAATACTCGTATGCTTAAGAGACTTCTTTTTTACCtgtattatttttcctaCAACCTTACttattgcatttttttcttacattgcttatgtgtatgtgtgtgtgtatatacgtatgtatatacgtatgtatgtgcgtgtgtatatatgtaaaatatatgtatgtgtgtatatatatatatgtgcggGTATATATGTGCGCGGGCACATATTTTTGTTCAATCCTAAATGTACGAGCATATCATATGTTTGTAGGAACGATTAAAGTATTATGtcatatgtgtgtatgccATGCATAACAGGTATATAAAAGAGCTTAATGAATAGTTATTCTATTACAATGCCTTTTTTCAGAATAATTATGTACAATTTGGAGTTATCTCCTTtggaattaatttttaaacattatGATTTATAActtgtcttttttttattttttatgaagaGCTATTTAAGTGTTTCTCTTTCAAAAAAGGAGTAAAAATGCGAAGGTGCTTGCgtatttgtacattttttacaCTTGTCCCTTtagcatacatatatgtacgtacgtatgtatgtatgtatccatgtatatgtgtatgtatccatgtatgtgtgtatgtatccatgtatgtgtgtatgtatccatgtatatgtttatatatatgtgtatccTCTTAATAGTTACAACTAATTTCTCTGTACAAAACGAGGGGGAAATTACGTTCTTTCTGTTCCATggtttgaaataaaaatgggaaaaagtTCGAGTAACCATTAAGAGAACGCAGTGTATAGAAGcagaatttaattttttatttcttttttatttcttttttatttcttttctttttctttttttttctccattGCAGTGTAttacctttttaaaaaataaagcactatagagaaaataataacgcatggaaagataaaaaaacatgtacTTGATCATGTGACAAATTAAGTATATCTGTCATACTGTTCCCATCTCAACATCCTTTTCTGTATATTTCGAATATAGTCGACCGaattatttttctccttttctaGTACACTATAAATAGCATTAACAAATGATCGAATACTCGAGCGTCTAAAAACATGTTCATGTACACAACGACCAATCCATTGAGAGATAGAAAGCAAAAAGGGTGGGGCGgtggaaaaaaagaacagtATAAAATACGGTAAAAAAATGTGCAATATAGTAAACTATAGTAAAACACAACGCAACACATTATTTTCTATTCCGTAACTCgttcttttttccttcttttttttttccccttctttttccttcttattttttcctctttttttttcttattttttttttcctctttttttttctcttttttttttcctcttttttttccgcGTTTATtgttcctcttttttttccgcGTTTATTGttcctcctttttttccgCGTTTATTGttcctcctttttttccgCGTTTATTGttcctcctttttttccgCGTTTATTGttcctcctttttttccgCGTTTATTGTTCCTCATTATGTTGAGAAAAAAACagggaaaatatttttcaaaattaaaagacgaaaatttatttttttttattaacagaACTGATTAACAGacaagtaaaaattttttaacacactttcttttttgtaaCTACTAAGCAAATCTTAATACAGCTTATATTTCACATTTGTCATTTTGAATTAGTATATGGTAGTACCCTCTTCACACAgtatgcattattttttttccgcATACGTCGGTCATATgccatatacatatatatatcatttaagTGGTTAATGTGTACTGCTTGATTGATTAATTGATTGATTAGTTGTTAcatttatttctcttttataattacttTAGCATAACTATTAATTTTCCGTTTTGATTTAAATTTGAACGCAATTTTCAGTTTTAGTtctaattttcttttttttgtttgtagCTTATTCGAGTAAATTTGTTatcattttgttttcatgagttttatgataatttctttttagctgtatttttttttttttttttatatcgttatacttcttattcttattcctatttttttttttttttttcttttttatttctcctcctttttaattattttataaatatatatatatatacgtatattttatttcattttatttttttttttttcttctccccttttttataataatctgtttattatgtgtttttttcccctttttaaTACCCACCTTTTAAATAAGGCTAAAATAaggaataagaaaaattagcTCAGTTATGAACATATTTTTGCATAATGACAACCTTCGTTTGATGTAAAAAATTGTGTACATAACTGTTTGTGCATGTGTGTAAGTAAAcacgtatatttatacatacatatacatacatatatatatatatattcgtatatatacatatatatatatattcgtatatatacatatatatgtgcgcgggtgtgtatgtatgtatgtgctCGTGTAACGACACTAATCGCTTGCATCTTCGTTTTCCCCATACCCCAGTTCCTTCACTTGACATTTGAACATAATGGTTAGCTTTGGAATAAATGGGAAAATTAGGCTAAGCGAAATGAATGTACTGCAAAATGAAATGCAGGATTTAAATATGAATGACAGCATACGTAATAGCAACAATAGCAATagcaataatagtaatagtaatagtaataactatagtaatagtaataactaTAGTAATAGTGATAAtcatagtaatagtaataatcatagtaatagtaataatcatagtaatagtaataatcatagtaatagtaataatcaTAGTAATAGtcataataacagtaatgaTGAAGACTGTGATGGTAATAACACATACAATGATGCGAACACGTGTCGTGATAGTAACATGGTGTACAACGTAAATTCGCCATTCAAGGATGCTGCTAATGCAATGAATGAAAATGATtacatgtattattattatggtGGAAACGGGGGAGGAAAAGCAGCAGTGGGTGTAGCATCAGGAGTAAGTGATGCAGCAGTAGGAAACGCAGGGGAAGCAAATGATTCATCAGGACAATACAGAAGCGCGCATGAACCAAAGGAAGTGTTAAATTGCAGCTACTGTAGTAAGCACGTTCACCCAGTGGTTAAAACATACACGCCtttttttgtgtatgtaATGGTtgtagtattatttttatttatctccTTTTTTACCATCTTTTTACTACCATTGTTGTACCTAACATTTAAGCAAGAAAAGTATAACTGTCCCTACTGCAGCAAAAATTTAACTTCatcgaaaaaattatttcaattaaAAAGAGAGAAGCAAATATTAACTTTCCAATTTCCAAAGTGTGCAATAATTATTTCAGCAAAATATTTGGCATTATTTAtgtctttaatttttcttattttttttttttacattataagaataacaagtacttttaattttgacAACTTGGCTAAAGGCCCTTATATTACAGCTACATGGATAGACTACTTAGAAGACTGTGGAAATAAATCTCAGtttagaaataaatttaatagtaatcataattttaaaaaaaagtacgaTGGTAATACAGTTATATGGAGTGGTAATTTTCATCAAATTAGAGAAGgattttttaatagtaattctttatttataaaaatgaatccATCAGAATATAAACATGACAAACCGGATATAAGAGCTCTTTTTACCGATAACTTAATATCACAAGTagaaaatttacaaaaaaatgatttaataGAATTTGAATGTacattaatacaaataagcaaaaatagGGACCCTCATCTTTGTATTTTATGGAATGTAAAACTTTTAGAAAAATtcgaacaaaaaaattttaatgttgTTGAGTTTGTTAAGCACCTATCCATTTTAGATATGATAAGCAATAATGCTAATGTTAacccattttttattaacttaaATAATAAACCTGGTGAAATTAGGCGCTCCATCAAAATAGTACACATTTCCCCCTCTATTCCAGCAAATGATACTGAGAGTGATGATACTGAGGAGGTGAGAGGCA contains:
- the PmUG01_03022100 gene encoding conserved Plasmodium protein, unknown function, translating into MVSFGINGKIRLSEMNVLQNEMQDLNMNDSIRNSNNSNSNNSNSNSNNYSNSNNYSNSDNHSNSNNHSNSNNHSNSNNHSNSNNHSNSHNNSNDEDCDGNNTYNDANTCRDSNMVYNVNSPFKDAANAMNENDYMYYYYGGNGGGKAAVGVASGVSDAAVGNAGEANDSSGQYRSAHEPKEVLNCSYCSKHVHPVVKTYTPFFVYVMVVVLFLFISFFTIFLLPLLYLTFKQEKYNCPYCSKNLTSSKKLFQLKREKQILTFQFPKCAIIISAKYLALFMSLIFLIFFFYIIRITSTFNFDNLAKGPYITATWIDYLEDCGNKSQFRNKFNSNHNFKKKYDGNTVIWSGNFHQIREGFFNSNSLFIKMNPSEYKHDKPDIRALFTDNLISQVENLQKNDLIEFECTLIQISKNRDPHLCILWNVKLLEKFEQKNFNVVEFVKHLSILDMISNNANVNPFFINLNNKPGEIRRSIKIVHISPSIPANDTESDDTEEVRGRLGDSSTESGGSIIGGSINEFVNTSNSMNRKDHDLLNFMNHQFIDQGSNFPYMDDINKNSNFGLSDILARMDVDRRGTLPSVVAGRKGEGDGGEILTDEIEEEDDDEDDLDLDNDDYDADDVQALNDVYGHNHKTNFNHYRPHTSTYTYTHTYDSSTPSFNKLSIKDNGNSIETEETSTYERSVEEEVPPFDSYDIYDKKKNDEYIPTGTSGEAADGVSSSTGEVHNEQHSNNENNDGTADGKGSKQIENMGEEKNMK